The following coding sequences lie in one Acidobacteriota bacterium genomic window:
- a CDS encoding methylaspartate mutase subunit E, which yields MTMRSHRLPWKDFLAQRQAVLETWPTGKDVAAIEDGLRYQRTIPEEKNFAKAMAKAKASARTLIQPRAGVAMIDDHIRLLRYLETEGTADLLPTTIDAYTRQNRYEEAARGIEKSRAAGASLLNGFPAVNHGRDGCRKVTEAVTRPVQVRHGTPDARLLAEISLAGGFTSFEGGGISYNIPYAKKVEVGRSLRDWQYVDRLAGYFQENGVTINREPFGPLTGTLVPPFISHAIAILEGLLALEQGVQSLTLGYGQGGNMIQDMAALASLRELADEYFHRAGYADYDLTLVFHQWMGGFPEDEAKAFSVISLGAFVAAAAGVEKTIVKSPHEAMGIPTKEANAAGLKATRQVLSMMADQTICPEAAVIQREKDLIRREVGAVMAAVLDAAGDDLVQGIVRAFAGGLLDVPFAPSIYNKGKILPIRDNEGYIRLFAKGNLPLGEDIMSFHRERLRERSKAEGRPVTFQMVTDDIYAISKGKLIGRPK from the coding sequence ATAACCATGAGATCTCATCGCCTGCCCTGGAAGGACTTCCTGGCCCAGCGCCAGGCCGTCCTCGAGACGTGGCCGACCGGCAAGGACGTCGCCGCGATCGAGGACGGGCTGCGCTACCAGCGCACGATCCCGGAAGAGAAAAATTTCGCCAAGGCCATGGCCAAGGCCAAGGCCTCGGCCCGGACCCTGATCCAGCCCCGGGCGGGCGTGGCCATGATCGACGACCACATCCGCCTGCTCCGCTACCTGGAGACGGAAGGGACGGCCGACCTCCTGCCGACGACCATCGACGCCTACACCCGCCAGAACCGCTACGAGGAGGCCGCCCGCGGCATCGAGAAGTCCCGGGCCGCCGGGGCCTCGCTCCTCAACGGCTTCCCGGCCGTCAACCACGGCCGCGACGGCTGCCGCAAGGTCACCGAGGCCGTCACCAGGCCGGTCCAGGTCCGCCACGGCACGCCCGACGCGCGCCTGCTGGCCGAGATCTCGCTGGCCGGCGGCTTCACCTCCTTCGAGGGCGGCGGCATCTCCTACAACATCCCTTACGCCAAGAAGGTCGAGGTCGGCAGGAGCCTGCGCGACTGGCAGTACGTCGACCGCCTGGCCGGCTACTTCCAGGAGAACGGGGTGACCATCAACCGCGAGCCCTTCGGCCCCCTGACCGGGACGCTGGTCCCGCCCTTCATCTCCCACGCGATCGCCATCCTCGAGGGCCTGCTGGCGCTAGAGCAGGGCGTCCAGTCGCTGACCCTGGGCTACGGGCAGGGCGGCAACATGATCCAGGACATGGCCGCCCTGGCCTCGCTCCGCGAGCTGGCCGACGAGTATTTCCACCGGGCCGGCTACGCCGACTACGACCTGACCCTGGTCTTCCACCAGTGGATGGGCGGCTTCCCGGAGGACGAGGCCAAGGCCTTCTCGGTCATCAGCCTCGGCGCGTTCGTGGCCGCCGCGGCCGGGGTCGAGAAGACCATCGTCAAGTCGCCCCACGAGGCCATGGGCATCCCGACGAAGGAAGCCAACGCGGCCGGGCTCAAGGCCACCCGCCAGGTCCTGAGCATGATGGCCGACCAGACGATCTGCCCGGAAGCGGCGGTCATCCAGCGGGAGAAGGACCTCATCCGCCGCGAGGTCGGGGCCGTCATGGCGGCCGTGCTCGACGCCGCGGGCGACGACCTCGTCCAGGGCATCGTCCGCGCCTTCGCCGGCGGGCTCCTCGACGTCCCGTTCGCCCCGTCGATCTACAACAAGGGCAAGATCCTGCCCATCCGCGACAACGAAGGATACATCCGTCTCTTTGCCAAGGGGAACCTGCCCCTCGGCGAGGACATCATGTCGTTCCACCGGGAGCGCCTCCGGGAACGGTCCAAGGCCGAGGGGCGCCCGGTCACCTTCCAGATGGTGACCGACGACATCTACGCCATCAGCAAAGGAAAACTCATCGGGAGGCCCAAATGA
- a CDS encoding AMP-binding protein encodes MKRTGSAPKKGPDLLFSKKSGFDPVRPAGALLEKIELSLASAGGPSEGDARAFLRLASDPPFLRELAAPELLERWAEASFRLIQRTGYGLRDMFEDRVREAPDRCLFQDMALSPPRSWTYAAADRHIRETAAALHALADRDGREPRLAIYAENHPEGAFADLACLFYDILDTPLNPHFSLDNVVAVFDALSINMALANDRERIKLLKEARGRTARPFLILVTDPALRDDGGVVFLTELGKRLSGRDIDARLEKRRRFRLNEVATVMFTSGTTGRPKGVSFSIYNLVAKRFARAAALPAVGPNEVFLSFLPLYHTFGRYLEMLGAIYWRGTYVFAGNPSAETLFSLMPKVRPTGFISVPIRWAQLHERCLERIDAAPAGTDPAAVVREIVGPRLKWGLSAAGYLDPRVFRFFTSHGIELMSGFGMTEGTGGITMTPPGGYVDGSHGRPLPGLKARLGPEGELQVSGHYVARYLEDAGPGDIIPYPGEPADDFWLRTGDVFERQANGYYQIVDRIKDIYKNNRGQTIAPRKVEDKFAGVPGIRRTFLVGDGQPYNVLFIVPDYSDRVLAEGLARENAREYYRRIVTAANEGLAPYERVVNFEVLDRDFSAERGELTGKGSYNRKRIEASFAAAIEDLYRRRAIDLAGPGLLVRIPLWFFRDLGILHDEIVRDRQGLVDTNRGLRLPLRRGADERTWLVGDLEYEIDGGVLDLGLFARQPALWVGNPSFAAFAPVKEGWDLPLEPATGRMSLPWRRARTYAAADIAEPAKLGDPGLARLHVRLSELLFSADQPPETLLAEVERVFFESPLRTEELVRARLRALARHPRERLRCWAYRILLLFDPDIDYGQGGAAAFVRSGLPFLNRESMDEIVSASLGRGRLDAFRIRLRAYRETLPWPVDESGRLQFVRIFRLLADLAIREPSYFSSVRAELASWVLHRADPALAEEAERELDRMVRRYGRYAEKSRRAGAAGGRRPPRAVCDDSVTPAEARRIRTVLDLPGFLRDSVRLACGAESFETAGIAPDGIWVSRIYSAPRRTTFRISVNTAAGRHYDLKLVLPEGRRDGAEHETRLWSAVLSDQPAGPRVLPPLGATDEKTGAVIWRHLGDLTVWEKIREFAGRRTAEAPLPAPSIWRKLYVEAMSALFRAWQTSGRRILPGRISPVNVVVPELEFRDDTFLASIDGWRPSTGPLSIVRPLIDGFYRRASANYPWIRDQLDLDWIFDAAYDAMGRDKASAFFAELQAALDRTAAPLVPGEDLAVRLRHYRAEFDSSYAIPLPAEQAVEAYQEWRQATPLAPPRDRERRVLDLARRYALDRYPEIVRYYLYRHTYFAGRSEKIEALFDRLLARMNASLDEPAVQQVELSDLQSALHDERDLLVFSRMVFPRMEPDRRLDVVTQGEEGGRRVVVQSFLQDRAGRTYTFSETLDPAEIGQNYRLFFKENFPKIVSQQDRHFVLKDAQERIVGGLCYRMLSSRVAWIDVIAVTSRLKSSGLGGAALEDFCGRMASQGVPLVMTHLYLPGFFLRHGFKLDKRWGALVKTL; translated from the coding sequence ATGAAAAGGACAGGTTCAGCCCCGAAAAAGGGGCCAGATCTGCTGTTTTCGAAGAAGAGCGGCTTCGATCCCGTCCGGCCGGCCGGGGCGCTGCTGGAGAAGATCGAACTCAGTCTCGCTTCGGCGGGCGGCCCCTCCGAGGGAGACGCCCGGGCCTTTCTCCGGCTTGCCTCCGACCCGCCTTTTCTGCGCGAGCTGGCGGCGCCGGAACTCCTCGAGCGCTGGGCCGAAGCTTCGTTCCGCCTGATCCAGCGGACAGGCTACGGCCTGCGCGACATGTTCGAGGATCGGGTCCGGGAGGCGCCGGACCGTTGCCTCTTCCAGGACATGGCCCTCTCCCCGCCCCGGTCCTGGACCTACGCGGCGGCGGACCGCCACATCCGCGAAACGGCCGCGGCGCTCCATGCCCTGGCCGACCGCGACGGCCGCGAGCCGCGCCTGGCCATCTACGCCGAGAACCACCCCGAGGGGGCCTTCGCCGACCTGGCCTGCCTGTTCTACGACATCCTCGACACGCCGCTGAACCCGCATTTCAGCCTGGACAACGTCGTCGCCGTCTTCGACGCCCTGTCCATCAACATGGCCCTGGCCAACGACCGCGAACGTATCAAGCTGCTCAAGGAAGCCCGGGGCCGGACCGCCCGGCCCTTCCTCATCCTGGTCACCGACCCGGCCCTGCGGGATGACGGCGGGGTCGTCTTCCTGACCGAGCTCGGCAAGCGGCTCAGCGGCCGGGACATCGACGCCCGGCTGGAGAAGCGCCGCCGCTTCCGCTTGAACGAGGTGGCCACGGTCATGTTCACCTCGGGCACGACCGGGCGGCCCAAGGGCGTCTCGTTCTCCATCTACAACCTGGTGGCCAAGCGCTTCGCCCGGGCGGCCGCCCTGCCCGCGGTCGGCCCGAACGAGGTTTTCCTGAGCTTCCTGCCGCTTTACCACACCTTCGGCCGCTACCTCGAGATGCTGGGCGCGATCTACTGGCGGGGCACTTATGTTTTCGCCGGGAATCCCTCGGCCGAGACGCTCTTCAGCCTCATGCCCAAGGTCCGGCCGACCGGCTTCATCAGCGTCCCGATCCGCTGGGCCCAGCTCCACGAGAGGTGCCTGGAGCGGATCGACGCCGCCCCGGCCGGGACCGATCCGGCCGCCGTCGTCCGGGAGATCGTCGGGCCGCGCCTGAAATGGGGCCTCTCCGCCGCCGGCTACCTCGACCCGCGCGTCTTCCGCTTCTTCACGAGCCACGGCATCGAGCTCATGAGCGGCTTCGGCATGACCGAAGGGACCGGCGGGATCACCATGACCCCCCCGGGCGGCTACGTCGACGGCTCGCACGGCCGTCCCCTGCCGGGCCTGAAGGCCCGGCTCGGCCCCGAGGGCGAGCTCCAGGTCAGCGGCCACTACGTCGCCAGGTATCTCGAGGACGCCGGTCCCGGGGACATCATCCCCTATCCGGGCGAGCCCGCGGATGATTTCTGGCTCCGGACCGGCGACGTCTTCGAGCGCCAGGCGAACGGCTACTACCAGATCGTCGACCGGATAAAGGACATCTACAAGAACAACCGCGGCCAGACCATCGCGCCGCGAAAGGTCGAGGACAAGTTCGCCGGCGTGCCGGGGATCAGGCGGACCTTCCTCGTCGGCGACGGCCAGCCCTACAACGTCCTGTTCATCGTTCCCGATTACAGCGACCGGGTCCTGGCCGAGGGCCTGGCCCGGGAGAACGCCCGCGAGTACTACCGCCGCATCGTCACCGCCGCCAACGAGGGCCTGGCGCCCTACGAGCGGGTCGTCAATTTCGAGGTCCTGGACCGCGACTTCAGCGCCGAGCGCGGCGAGCTCACCGGCAAGGGCTCGTACAACCGCAAGCGCATCGAGGCCTCGTTCGCCGCCGCCATCGAGGACCTCTACCGGCGCCGGGCCATCGACCTCGCCGGCCCCGGCCTGCTGGTTCGCATCCCGCTGTGGTTCTTCCGCGACCTGGGCATCCTGCACGACGAGATCGTCCGCGACCGCCAGGGGCTCGTGGACACCAACCGCGGCCTGCGCCTGCCTCTCCGGCGCGGCGCCGACGAGCGGACCTGGCTTGTCGGCGACCTGGAATACGAGATCGACGGCGGCGTCCTCGACCTGGGCCTGTTCGCCCGCCAGCCGGCGCTCTGGGTCGGCAACCCGTCGTTCGCCGCCTTCGCCCCGGTCAAGGAGGGCTGGGACCTGCCGCTCGAGCCGGCGACGGGCCGGATGTCCCTGCCCTGGCGCCGGGCCCGGACCTACGCGGCCGCGGACATCGCCGAGCCGGCCAAGCTCGGCGACCCCGGCCTGGCCCGCCTCCACGTCCGGCTGTCCGAGCTTCTTTTCTCCGCCGATCAGCCGCCCGAGACCCTCCTGGCCGAGGTCGAGCGGGTCTTTTTCGAGAGCCCGCTGCGGACGGAGGAGCTCGTCCGGGCGCGTCTCCGGGCCCTGGCCCGCCACCCGCGCGAAAGGCTCCGCTGCTGGGCCTACCGCATCCTCCTCCTCTTCGATCCCGATATCGACTACGGCCAGGGCGGGGCCGCGGCCTTCGTCCGCTCGGGCCTGCCGTTCCTGAACCGGGAGAGCATGGACGAGATCGTCTCGGCCAGCCTCGGCCGCGGCCGTCTCGACGCCTTCAGGATCCGGCTCCGGGCCTACCGGGAAACCTTGCCCTGGCCGGTCGACGAGAGCGGCCGGCTGCAGTTCGTGCGCATCTTCCGGCTGCTCGCCGACCTGGCTATCCGGGAACCGTCCTATTTCAGCTCCGTCCGGGCCGAGCTAGCGAGCTGGGTCCTGCACCGGGCCGACCCGGCTCTGGCGGAGGAGGCCGAGCGCGAGCTCGACCGCATGGTCCGCCGCTACGGGCGCTACGCCGAGAAGTCCCGCCGGGCGGGCGCCGCGGGCGGCAGGCGCCCGCCGCGCGCCGTCTGCGACGACAGCGTCACCCCGGCCGAGGCGCGCCGCATCCGGACCGTTCTCGACCTGCCCGGTTTCCTCCGCGATTCGGTCCGCCTGGCCTGCGGCGCCGAGAGCTTCGAGACGGCCGGGATCGCGCCCGACGGCATCTGGGTCTCGCGCATCTACAGCGCCCCGCGCCGGACGACCTTCCGGATCAGCGTCAACACCGCGGCCGGGCGGCACTACGACCTCAAGCTCGTCCTGCCGGAGGGCCGCCGCGACGGGGCGGAACACGAGACCCGTCTCTGGTCGGCCGTCCTGTCGGACCAGCCCGCCGGGCCGCGCGTCCTGCCGCCGCTCGGCGCCACCGACGAGAAGACCGGCGCCGTCATCTGGCGCCACCTCGGCGACCTGACCGTCTGGGAGAAGATCCGCGAGTTCGCCGGGAGGCGGACCGCCGAGGCTCCCCTCCCCGCCCCTTCGATCTGGCGGAAGCTCTACGTCGAGGCCATGTCGGCCCTCTTCCGGGCCTGGCAGACGAGCGGCCGCCGCATCCTGCCCGGCCGCATCTCCCCGGTCAACGTCGTCGTCCCCGAGCTCGAGTTCCGCGACGACACCTTCCTGGCCTCGATCGACGGCTGGCGTCCCTCGACGGGCCCGCTCTCGATCGTCCGGCCGCTCATCGACGGCTTCTACCGCCGGGCCTCGGCCAACTACCCCTGGATCAGGGATCAGCTCGATCTCGACTGGATCTTCGACGCCGCCTACGACGCCATGGGACGGGACAAGGCTTCGGCGTTCTTCGCTGAGCTGCAGGCCGCGCTCGACCGGACCGCAGCCCCCCTCGTCCCCGGCGAGGACCTGGCCGTGCGGCTGCGCCACTACCGGGCCGAGTTCGACAGTTCCTACGCCATCCCCCTGCCGGCCGAGCAGGCCGTCGAGGCCTACCAGGAATGGCGGCAGGCAACCCCGCTGGCCCCGCCGCGCGACCGCGAGCGCAGGGTCCTCGACCTGGCCCGCCGCTACGCCCTCGACCGCTATCCGGAGATCGTCCGCTACTACCTGTACCGGCACACCTACTTCGCCGGCCGGAGCGAGAAGATCGAGGCCCTGTTCGACCGCCTGCTGGCCCGGATGAACGCCTCGCTCGACGAGCCGGCCGTCCAGCAGGTCGAGCTGTCCGACCTGCAGTCGGCCCTCCATGACGAGCGCGACCTTCTGGTCTTCAGCCGCATGGTCTTCCCGCGCATGGAGCCCGACCGGCGCCTGGACGTCGTGACCCAGGGCGAGGAGGGCGGCCGCCGGGTCGTCGTCCAGTCCTTCCTCCAGGACCGGGCCGGACGGACCTACACGTTCAGCGAGACGCTCGACCCGGCCGAGATCGGCCAGAACTACCGCCTTTTCTTCAAGGAGAACTTCCCCAAGATCGTCTCGCAGCAGGACCGTCATTTCGTGCTCAAGGACGCCCAGGAGCGGATCGTCGGCGGCCTGTGTTACCGGATGCTGTCCAGCCGGGTGGCCTGGATCGATGTCATCGCCGTCACGTCGCGGCTGAAGTCATCGGGACTGGGCGGGGCGGCCCTGGAGGATTTCTGCGGCCGGATGGCCAGCCAGGGCGTGCCCCTGGTCATGACCCACCTCTACCTGCCGGGGTTCTTCCTCCGGCACGGCTTCAAGCTGGACAAGCGCTGGGGCGCGCTGGTGAAGACGCTCTAG
- a CDS encoding 4Fe-4S binding protein, with protein MSASARPPVPRKPRDRRHWYQAFFALGLNAWLPSWFKGEIFQGGIKGVCVPALNCYSCPSAMGACPVGALQTFFGGLRFNLSIAEKKFGLYVAGFMAAVGSAVGRLPCGWVCPFGFVQDLLHKIPSPKLRIPRAMTFLRYAVLAVMVVALPLLIVDEVGYGQTWFCKWICPAGTLGAGLPLMLIKPDIRPLIGFMYYWKVGLLALFLAWFVVSRRPFCRTICPLGAVWGLFNKASLFRMAVDDGKCTRCDKCRRDCPVDMKIYESANSPDCVRCLKCISSCKFGAVSYGFLGKTETAPDLRAGKAAGSGAAGTGH; from the coding sequence ATGAGCGCCAGCGCCCGCCCCCCCGTCCCCCGCAAACCGCGGGACCGCCGTCATTGGTACCAGGCCTTTTTCGCCCTCGGCCTCAACGCCTGGCTGCCGTCCTGGTTCAAGGGCGAGATCTTCCAGGGCGGGATCAAGGGCGTCTGCGTGCCGGCCCTTAACTGCTACTCCTGCCCCTCGGCCATGGGCGCCTGCCCGGTCGGGGCCCTGCAGACGTTCTTCGGCGGCCTGCGCTTCAACCTGTCGATCGCCGAGAAGAAGTTCGGCCTCTATGTGGCCGGCTTCATGGCCGCCGTCGGCAGCGCCGTGGGCCGCCTGCCCTGCGGCTGGGTCTGCCCCTTCGGCTTCGTCCAGGACCTCCTGCACAAGATCCCGTCGCCCAAGCTCCGCATCCCGCGGGCCATGACCTTCCTGCGCTACGCCGTGCTGGCGGTCATGGTTGTCGCCCTGCCGCTCCTCATCGTCGACGAGGTCGGCTACGGCCAGACCTGGTTCTGCAAGTGGATCTGCCCGGCCGGGACGCTCGGGGCCGGCCTGCCGCTCATGCTCATCAAGCCGGACATCCGGCCGCTCATCGGCTTCATGTACTACTGGAAGGTCGGGCTGCTCGCCCTCTTCCTGGCCTGGTTCGTCGTCAGCCGTCGGCCGTTCTGCCGGACGATCTGCCCGCTCGGCGCCGTCTGGGGCCTGTTCAACAAGGCCAGCCTTTTCCGCATGGCCGTGGACGACGGGAAGTGCACCCGCTGCGACAAGTGCCGCCGGGATTGCCCGGTCGACATGAAGATCTACGAGTCGGCCAACTCGCCCGACTGCGTCCGCTGCCTGAAGTGCATTTCCTCCTGCAAGTTCGGGGCGGTCAGCTACGGGTTCCTCGGAAAGACGGAGACCGCGCCGGACCTGCGGGCCGGGAAGGCCGCGGGGAGCGGCGCCGCCGGAACGGGCCATTAG
- a CDS encoding GntR family transcriptional regulator — MDKIKLEKFPGAKPAYQQIISFFEKEIQSGRLKPGEKLPAERDLAQEIHTARGTVKKAYEELVRRRLIEAAPGRGSFVAPDRHAPAESRKDKALRLIDEVIDEMARLKFNANDMRIFFDLRLLGREEELQNLNVAAVDCNPEALSIFERQLLIIPHVNLAKMLIDDVLVDPAGTDRLRSFDLILTTTTHYQELLERFPELRPKLVQAAVAPTRASIIALARLAPSQKIGVVCESKRFLDIVLDHLRAFDIPAGSVAPLFWSELDRLDKFLAGLDAVIIPAGYSLQKSREHLAAIQEFTERGGSIVTFDYQIERGSLLNVEERLRTLLDEARRGL, encoded by the coding sequence ATGGACAAGATCAAGCTCGAGAAGTTCCCTGGCGCCAAGCCGGCCTATCAGCAGATCATCTCCTTCTTCGAGAAGGAGATCCAGTCGGGCCGGCTGAAACCAGGCGAGAAACTCCCTGCCGAGCGCGACCTGGCCCAGGAGATCCACACCGCCCGCGGCACGGTCAAGAAGGCCTACGAGGAGCTCGTCCGGCGCCGGCTCATCGAAGCCGCGCCCGGCCGCGGCAGCTTCGTCGCCCCTGACCGCCATGCCCCGGCCGAGAGCCGCAAGGACAAGGCCCTGCGCCTGATCGACGAGGTCATCGACGAGATGGCCCGTCTCAAGTTCAACGCCAACGACATGCGCATCTTCTTCGATCTCCGCCTGCTCGGCCGCGAGGAAGAGCTCCAGAACCTGAACGTGGCCGCCGTCGACTGCAACCCCGAGGCCCTGTCCATCTTCGAGCGCCAGCTCCTCATCATCCCCCATGTCAACCTGGCCAAGATGCTTATCGACGACGTCCTCGTGGACCCGGCCGGCACGGACCGGCTGCGCAGCTTCGACCTCATCCTGACGACCACGACTCACTACCAGGAGCTCCTGGAGCGCTTCCCCGAGCTCCGGCCCAAGCTTGTCCAGGCCGCGGTGGCCCCGACCCGCGCCTCCATCATCGCCCTGGCCCGCCTGGCCCCGTCGCAGAAGATCGGGGTCGTCTGCGAGTCCAAGCGCTTCCTCGACATCGTCCTGGACCATCTCCGGGCCTTCGATATCCCGGCCGGGTCAGTGGCCCCGCTGTTCTGGTCCGAGCTCGACCGGCTGGACAAGTTCCTGGCCGGCCTCGACGCCGTCATCATCCCGGCCGGCTATTCGCTCCAGAAGAGCCGGGAACACCTGGCCGCCATCCAGGAGTTCACGGAGCGCGGCGGCTCCATCGTCACCTTCGACTACCAGATCGAGCGCGGCTCGCTCCTCAACGTCGAGGAGCGGCTGCGGACGCTCCTCGACGAAGCCCGGCGGGGACTCTGA
- the glmS gene encoding methylaspartate mutase subunit S yields MDAPRIVLGVIGADCHSVGNKILDAYFTEAGFHVVNLGVMVSQDEFLDAAVESNADAILVSSLYGHGLIDCEGLRQKADERGLDRILLYVGGNLVVGKTPYDEVERKFRAMGFDRVFSPRVDLAAVAVMLRKDIEERKKG; encoded by the coding sequence ATGGACGCCCCGCGGATCGTGCTGGGCGTCATCGGGGCCGACTGCCACTCGGTCGGCAACAAGATCCTCGACGCCTACTTCACCGAGGCCGGCTTCCACGTCGTCAACCTCGGCGTCATGGTCAGCCAGGACGAGTTCCTCGACGCCGCCGTCGAATCCAACGCCGACGCCATTCTCGTCTCGTCGCTCTACGGCCACGGCCTGATCGACTGCGAGGGCCTGCGCCAGAAGGCCGACGAGCGCGGCCTCGACCGGATCCTGCTCTACGTCGGCGGCAACCTGGTCGTCGGCAAGACCCCGTACGACGAGGTCGAGCGGAAATTCAGGGCCATGGGCTTCGACCGCGTCTTCTCGCCCCGGGTCGACCTGGCGGCCGTGGCCGTGATGCTCCGGAAGGACATCGAGGAGAGGAAGAAGGGCTGA
- a CDS encoding glutamate mutase L, with protein MNGKPLLSVDIGSTYTKGGLFFLDGEELRCAGREIVPTTVADLARAFFRVREAVLSGPGRGAAAADIPVYWSSSARGGLKIAAVGLTPDLTLSVARMAATSAGGKVVRAFSYELDDEDLAGLRAVEPDIILFTGGTDGGNSRVVLHNAARLAELAPPAVILYAGNRKVRDQVADLLRGRDVETAANVMPEVGTIDIEPARDVIRRIFLERIVDGKGLSSVVEAAGREPLPTPLAVFELVRTIAARVPGWEDFALIDMGGATTDFYSHTKAFHGGDSVILRGLLEPTLKRTVEGDLGLRVSAEALWRSESAFLEARLRAAGTDPKELRRYVEEVSRQTEYLPGDESGKAFDRLLAAACVRAASLRHAGILQRVYTPQGGFQVQRGKDLRLVRRLVGSGGYLAGETDAAVLLEACPKDADDVDTRHLVPEAPDCYADAEYLIPLLGNLAADFPGAAARAAVAGLRPLAPHADRRG; from the coding sequence ATGAACGGAAAGCCGCTCCTCTCGGTCGACATCGGGTCGACCTATACGAAGGGAGGACTGTTCTTCCTGGACGGGGAGGAGCTGCGCTGCGCCGGCCGCGAGATCGTGCCGACCACCGTCGCCGACCTGGCCCGGGCCTTCTTCCGGGTCCGCGAGGCCGTCCTGTCCGGCCCCGGCCGCGGCGCCGCGGCCGCCGATATCCCGGTCTACTGGTCCTCGTCGGCCCGGGGCGGGCTCAAGATCGCCGCGGTCGGGCTGACCCCCGACCTGACCCTCTCGGTCGCCCGCATGGCCGCCACCTCGGCCGGCGGCAAGGTCGTCCGGGCCTTCTCCTACGAGCTGGACGACGAGGACCTGGCCGGCCTGCGGGCCGTCGAGCCGGACATCATCCTGTTCACCGGCGGCACGGACGGCGGCAACTCCCGCGTCGTCCTCCACAACGCCGCCCGCCTGGCCGAGCTGGCCCCGCCCGCGGTCATCCTCTACGCCGGCAACCGCAAGGTCCGCGACCAGGTCGCCGACCTCCTCCGCGGCCGCGACGTCGAGACGGCCGCCAACGTCATGCCCGAGGTCGGGACCATCGATATCGAGCCGGCCCGCGACGTCATCCGCCGCATCTTCCTCGAGCGCATCGTCGACGGCAAGGGCCTGTCGTCGGTCGTCGAGGCGGCCGGCCGCGAGCCCCTGCCGACGCCGCTGGCCGTCTTCGAGCTGGTCCGGACGATCGCCGCCCGCGTCCCGGGCTGGGAGGATTTCGCCCTGATCGACATGGGCGGGGCGACGACCGACTTCTACTCGCACACCAAGGCCTTCCACGGGGGCGACTCGGTCATCCTGCGCGGCCTGCTCGAGCCCACGCTCAAGCGCACGGTCGAAGGCGACCTGGGCCTGCGGGTCTCGGCCGAGGCCCTTTGGCGCTCCGAATCGGCCTTCCTCGAGGCGCGCCTGCGGGCCGCCGGGACGGACCCGAAGGAGCTCCGGCGCTACGTCGAGGAGGTCAGCCGGCAGACCGAATACCTGCCCGGCGACGAGTCCGGGAAGGCCTTCGACCGCCTGCTCGCCGCCGCCTGCGTTCGGGCCGCGTCGCTCCGCCACGCCGGCATCCTGCAGCGCGTCTACACGCCCCAGGGCGGCTTCCAGGTCCAGAGGGGCAAGGACCTGCGCCTGGTCCGGCGCCTCGTCGGCTCGGGCGGCTACCTGGCCGGCGAGACCGACGCGGCCGTCCTGCTCGAGGCCTGCCCCAAGGACGCCGACGACGTCGACACCAGGCATCTCGTCCCCGAGGCGCCGGACTGCTACGCCGACGCCGAATATCTAATCCCCCTCCTGGGGAACCTGGCGGCGGACTTCCCCGGCGCGGCCGCCCGCGCCGCCGTCGCCGGGCTGAGGCCGCTTGCGCCGCACGCCGATCGAAGAGGATAA